The window TTTTTATGTGGATTTGGATTTGCGAGAAGTATGTGACTTATCGTTCGTTTCTGTTAGTTGTactttttatgaattttttttttgctatctgtaattttttttcctttgtttatTGGTCTTGTATTGACTTTAGTATGTACTTGTATGAGGTTTTATTCctcactattttttttttgctgtgatataagcattttcattaaaaaaaactgtATTTTgattaataagaaaagaaatgatatgtaaaattaatataataataataacgttgataaaaatataatttttggaAAGTAAATGAAGTAAATGGTTAGAAAAGTGTGAGGATAGTAAATTATAATTGAAGAGGATAGAGACTGGCAACTTTTGTAGGTTGGATTTGGAGTACCAAAACAAAACTTGGTTATAGTTGTATTTTTGCATTCTTTGAAGATAGGTAATAGATTTGAAGAAATTGACAGACAGCTATAAAAATAGTGTATATATAGCATATGCGAATAGGAAAGAAAAACTATGGTATAGTATGTGGAAAGGGTATGCATGTATGCCAAATGGACAAATAaggtttgtttttgtttgtaggAAAATTGAAGGAATCTCtccttctctctcttttttgttAAGCAAATCAACAAAATATACTCATACTAAGAGaacatgtttttgtttttttcctccTTTCTCCCTTTACCCCCTAttcccctttttcttttcttttttttcaataaaataaaataaataaatattcagTTTAATATTATCTGAATTGCTTCACGAAAAAGCAAATGTTTGTAAATGCATGAGGGACACACACTTGAATGGGTATaaacagagagagagagagagagagagagagagagagagagagagagagagagagcaggGGAAAGAAGAAATGGGAAATCACAGGTTTAGATTATCAGACATGATGCCTAACGCCTGGTTTTACAAGCTCAAAGAAATGGgtggaagaaggagaagaagaacaaaCCTCCCTAAAACACAACCTCCTCCTTCAATTTCACCTAAGCCTAAATCCTACTCCTATCCAAGAAAATCCTACTACTTCCCTCGAAACCTTGCCCCTAATTCTCCTAATTCCATCCCCCAATTTCATCATCCACCTACTAAATCTAAACCTAAATCTAAATCCTCCAAATCAATCCTCCAATCTTCCTCTCCCAAGCTACTCACTTCCTCTGTCTCCGCCGACTGTACTCTTTGGACTAACAAATCCTCCGATTCACCGCCTGATTACTCCGCTTCTTCCAGCTCTTACAGTTCCGTTGACAATTCCTTCAGGTCCGACCGAATTCTCCCGACGAAGTCATTTGATAAAATGGTGGCCCGCTCGACTTCTGATCGCGGAAACTCCGATGATATAATCATCAATGTCGACAGTAAATCGCTTTCTGCAAATTTTGATAAACTGGAATTATCTGATCTTGATCTTCCGCCAATCATAACAAAGCCTGTCCAATTCGACGCTAAGGTCGAAGATGTGAAGAAAGCGAAACACAGAAAAAGCTCAGCCAAATACAAACAAACCAATGAAAATGACTCTTTGGTTAAAGAAACTAAAGACATAAATAATTCCAACGGCAACAGCAACAGGAGACATGTGAATTCGCCGGGATTACGACTGAGAGTGAACACGCCGAGAATCGGTAGCCGGAGAATTAGTGGTGGAAGGAAGAGCGTGTCGTCGTGTTCTCGGCGGAGTCTTTCGGATAGTCTGGCAGTAGTGAAATCGTCAAATGATCCGCAGAGAGATTTCAGGGAATCAATGGTGGAGATGATTGTGGAAAATAATATAAGAGCGTCGAAAGATTTAGAAGAGCTTCTTGCTTGCTATCTATCTTTGAATGCAAAGGAATATCATCAAATTATTATCAATGTTTTCAAGCAAATCTGGTTCGACTTCACTCAAACTCAAACTCCAACTCCCTCCAACTAatctttttcttctgtaaattaATAATCATCAAACTTTCTTTATTTCTTCTTGCTAATCATATctatcaaaattaataaaaatttaagggTTTTTCTTTTGTTCTGTGACTGTCTGTCTGTCTGTCTGTGAGCTATTGTCATTATCTTTTAGCGTTACTAATAGAATTTTGTTATTGGGTTATGCACGTTTTCTCATTtctatcatattttattttatatataagagTAGAGTTGGTTAGGCTTTCCCTCATTTTACCATTTTCAACGTCTGCCTTTTAcctgtttttgtttttggtacAACCACACTTTAATCACTTTTGCTTTTAATGTCTAATTTTacatatacatatttttttttttaatccaacAACTGTTTTGCACGGTACGGATAACGGTATTttgaattcttttttttttttaaattgcttACGCACGGATGAATGTCAAAAATGAATTCCGCATGCACGGGCGATGTTCTATGTCCGGATGACTTCGGTGCGGACAAATAATGTACTACGTCAAGATGAATTCCAAAACATAAGGATGATTTATCACGTCACGCGGTTCCAAAAAAAAGTCTTGTTGGAAAATTACTATaagtctttattttttttttaaagaatactAACTATAGTGTTGAGATTTATTGCATTCTACTCTAAACACCTTGAAATAATGTAACACTAGCACATTTTTTTAgtacttattattattaatattctGTATGCCatatttttcattattaatGTTCATTGCAACGGAAATATAATAAAACTTGTCTCTTATTATTAGTGATAAATGCAGCATAATGGTTTAGGGATGCTGGAATATGATCATATTCCATGGTGGATCCAAAATTGAGAAAGTGGTCTTtgagtaaaataaaataaaataaaagtttagcACTCTTAAAGCAATATATTAGTAGAGTCAAATGAGAACCTTATCGGCCGTATTTTATGTTGTACGGAAACTCTTCTTTGTAACGTTTTTGTAAATTGTCTCCGTTTTGAAAACAAAAACTCTTGGAAACTAGTACAACACATTTTCGGTTTCGTTTATGTAAAGATTGAAAATAGAAAACACAACTAGGAAGGGCATAGAAAGCAAAATCAGAGTTGGAAGGCTTTTACATGAAAAGAGGAGAGGCTTTAAGGACAAGTTAGAGATTTGAAGTAGAAAACTCTCTCTATAAGAAAATTGAGTTTCACCttggataaagagaaagaagaaaacacCAAAAACTACTCATTCAAAGTCTTTATACAAAAGTAGTAAGCAAAGGTTAATAAACTAACTAAAAGCTATTTTCAAATTTTACtacttcattttatttttcactAACACTTTTTCTATACTTTGAATTTTTTCTTAGCTATAaaagttaaagttttttttGCATAGAAATTTTCAAAAGCTGATTTTACTTTTCAAAGGCTTCTAAAGAGAGCTAGTACAAATAAGCTTAGTAGGGATTTGggaaaatataatatatgtattcacTCTTAGATTTTGTCTTTATCACCATATCTGTCATTATAATGCTAAATGTCTCTAATTCACACATTTTTAAAAGGATAACTAATATTTAATGTAAATTAGGAGTAATTAAAATTACCTATTTGACCTTATAAATTTGGGATGCAAAACAGAGCTAACTAAAGGGTTTTCATTTTAATGAGGCTTCCAAATTCAAAAGGCATTTAATGTGAGTGAGTGGTCACAATTAAAATTATCCGTAATAAGTGGACATATACACAAAACATATCATCAAAGAGATTCTTCATGGAAACAAAAACTATAATTtccaatgataaaaaaaaaaaaaaaaaagtacatttAAAAGATGCAA is drawn from Euphorbia lathyris chromosome 9, ddEupLath1.1, whole genome shotgun sequence and contains these coding sequences:
- the LOC136205305 gene encoding transcription repressor OFP1-like, which gives rise to MRDTHLNGYKQREREREREREREREREQGKEEMGNHRFRLSDMMPNAWFYKLKEMGGRRRRRTNLPKTQPPPSISPKPKSYSYPRKSYYFPRNLAPNSPNSIPQFHHPPTKSKPKSKSSKSILQSSSPKLLTSSVSADCTLWTNKSSDSPPDYSASSSSYSSVDNSFRSDRILPTKSFDKMVARSTSDRGNSDDIIINVDSKSLSANFDKLELSDLDLPPIITKPVQFDAKVEDVKKAKHRKSSAKYKQTNENDSLVKETKDINNSNGNSNRRHVNSPGLRLRVNTPRIGSRRISGGRKSVSSCSRRSLSDSLAVVKSSNDPQRDFRESMVEMIVENNIRASKDLEELLACYLSLNAKEYHQIIINVFKQIWFDFTQTQTPTPSN